In Harpia harpyja isolate bHarHar1 chromosome 8, bHarHar1 primary haplotype, whole genome shotgun sequence, a genomic segment contains:
- the ING4 gene encoding inhibitor of growth protein 4 isoform X2: MAAGMYLEHYLDSIENLPFELQRNFQLMRDLDQRTEDLKSEIDKLATEYISNARTLSSEEKLGLLKQIQEAYGKCKEFGDDKVQLAMQTYEMVDKHIRRLDTDLARFEADLKEKQIESSDYDSSSSKGKKKGRAQKEKKAARARSKGKNSDEEAPKTAQKKLKLVRTSTEYGMPSVTFGNVHPSDVLDMPVDPNEPTYCLCHQVSYGEMIGCDNPDCSIEWFHFACVGLTTKPRGKWFCPRCSQERKKK, encoded by the exons GTATTGAGAACCTGCCGTTTGAATTGCAGAGAAACTTCCAGCTCATGCGAGATCTGGATCAGAGGACAGAAG ACCTCAAGTCAGAGATCGATAAGTTGGCCACGGAGTATATCAGCAATGCGCGGACTTTGTCTTCGGAGGAGAAACTGGGGCTTCTCAAGCAAATCCAGGAGGCCTATGGGAAATGCAAGGAGTTTGGCGACGACAAGGTTCAGCTGGCTATGCAGACCTACGAGATG GTTGATAAGCACATCCGTCGGCTGGACACAGACCTCGCTCGCTTTGAAGCAGACCTGAAGGAGAAGCAGATAGAGTCGAGTGACTATGACAGTTCTTCCAGCAAGGGCAAGAAGA AGGGGCGAGcccaaaaagagaagaaagctgcCCGTGCTCGTTCGAAAGGGAAGAACTCTGATGAGGAAGCACCAAAAACTGCCCAAAAGAAACTGAAGCTTGTCCGCAC TAGCACAGAGTATGGGATGCCTTCGGTCACCTTTGGAAACGTGCACCCTTCGGATGTATTGGATATGCCCGTGGATCCTAATGAGCCTACTTACTGCCTCTGCCACCAGGTCTCCTATGGGGAGATGATTGGCTGCGACAACCCAGAT TGTTCCATTGAATGGTTTCATTTTGCCTGCGTGGGTCTGACAACAAAACCGAGAGGAAAATG GTTCTGCCCTCGCTGTTcccaggagaggaagaagaagtaA
- the ING4 gene encoding inhibitor of growth protein 4 isoform X1 has translation MMETTDLDEESSAGIENLPFELQRNFQLMRDLDQRTEDLKSEIDKLATEYISNARTLSSEEKLGLLKQIQEAYGKCKEFGDDKVQLAMQTYEMVDKHIRRLDTDLARFEADLKEKQIESSDYDSSSSKGKKKGRAQKEKKAARARSKGKNSDEEAPKTAQKKLKLVRTSTEYGMPSVTFGNVHPSDVLDMPVDPNEPTYCLCHQVSYGEMIGCDNPDCSIEWFHFACVGLTTKPRGKWFCPRCSQERKKK, from the exons GTATTGAGAACCTGCCGTTTGAATTGCAGAGAAACTTCCAGCTCATGCGAGATCTGGATCAGAGGACAGAAG ACCTCAAGTCAGAGATCGATAAGTTGGCCACGGAGTATATCAGCAATGCGCGGACTTTGTCTTCGGAGGAGAAACTGGGGCTTCTCAAGCAAATCCAGGAGGCCTATGGGAAATGCAAGGAGTTTGGCGACGACAAGGTTCAGCTGGCTATGCAGACCTACGAGATG GTTGATAAGCACATCCGTCGGCTGGACACAGACCTCGCTCGCTTTGAAGCAGACCTGAAGGAGAAGCAGATAGAGTCGAGTGACTATGACAGTTCTTCCAGCAAGGGCAAGAAGA AGGGGCGAGcccaaaaagagaagaaagctgcCCGTGCTCGTTCGAAAGGGAAGAACTCTGATGAGGAAGCACCAAAAACTGCCCAAAAGAAACTGAAGCTTGTCCGCAC TAGCACAGAGTATGGGATGCCTTCGGTCACCTTTGGAAACGTGCACCCTTCGGATGTATTGGATATGCCCGTGGATCCTAATGAGCCTACTTACTGCCTCTGCCACCAGGTCTCCTATGGGGAGATGATTGGCTGCGACAACCCAGAT TGTTCCATTGAATGGTTTCATTTTGCCTGCGTGGGTCTGACAACAAAACCGAGAGGAAAATG GTTCTGCCCTCGCTGTTcccaggagaggaagaagaagtaA